A part of Rhodamnia argentea isolate NSW1041297 chromosome 8, ASM2092103v1, whole genome shotgun sequence genomic DNA contains:
- the LOC115738154 gene encoding myricetin 3-O-rhamnoside 1,2-glucosyltransferase UGT709G2-like, producing the protein MVADTNVPLSKNNGILRADRSCLGWFDDQPLESVVYLSFGSLVVITRDQVMDFLYLVEWAPQEGVLAHPAIGCFPSYDGWNSTLGGRRCRVPVICWPRFAVQMVNITFVGHVWRNGVDVKDTRDAVVVERVVRDLIDPERDNEFRYSAEKMAKLVRTSSGFGGSSYRHRERLIMDIKHMAAHQNRIPN; encoded by the exons ATGGTAGCCGACACCAATGTGCCGCTCTCGAAAAATAATGGGATTTTGAGAGCGGATAGAAGTTGCTTGGGTTGGTTCGACGACCAGCCGCTGGAGTCGGTGGTCTACTTGAGCTTCGGGAGCCTTGTGGTGATCACAAGGGACCAGGTCATGGATTTTTT GTACCTAGTCGAGTGGGCCCCACAAGAGGGGGTCTTGGCCCACCCAGCCATTGGCTGTTTCCCGAGCTACGACGGGTGGAACTCGACCCTCGGAGGCCGTCGCTGCCGAGTCCCGGTGATCTGCTGGCCCCGCTTCGCCGTCCAAATGGTGAACATCACGTTCGTGGGCCATGTGTGGAGGAACGGGGTGGACGTGAAAGACACGCGCGACGCAGTCGTGGTCGAGAGGGTGGTGAGAGATTTGATCGATCCAGAGAGGGACAACGAGTTCAGATACTCTGCAGAGAAGATGGCAAAGCTCGTCAGAACAAGTTCTGGCTTCGGAGGCTCGTCCTATCGCCACCGAGAGAGGTTGATTATGGATATCAAGCACATGGCAGCTCATCAAAATCGGATTCCCAATTGA